From Arcobacter sp. CECT 8983, the proteins below share one genomic window:
- the soxB gene encoding thiosulfohydrolase SoxB, with protein sequence MSKLSRREFVYMMAVLGTAPVFANSHTRMTNTNKMEDYYKLKPFGNARFMHMTDSHAQLLPVYFREPSVNLGFYSNYGKPPHIVGEKFLDYYGIKDNKRLTYALTCVDFEKHAKVMGRTGGFAQIKTVVDFLRKSFGEDKTLLLDGGDTWQGSATALYTRGKDMVGAMNLLGVDVAVGHWEFTYKAQEVLDNIKLLDAEFLAQNVKVKEDALFNETEIAQQAYSEDTGHAFKPYTIKKMGNARVAVIGQAFPYTTIANPQRFIPDWSFSINDEGMQELVDEVRETEKPDAVIVLSHNGYDTDKKMAEVVTGIDFIMGGHTHDGVPEAYPVKNEEGVTYVCNAGSNGKFLNVLDLDIQNGKIKDFKFTLLPIFSDLIPEDKQMKKYIEDVRAPYKKDLNRVIATTEQTLFRRGNFNGSWDQIICDALMDVKGADISLSPGFRWGTSVIPGQDITFDDLMTQTAMTYPETYARDISGKDIKLILEDVADNLFNEDPFYQQGGDMVRTGGISYRINPTAKIGERISDITLTKNGHKLEANKSYKVAGWSTVGSKSPGEPVWETVETYLQNVKHIANLKIDTPDIVGIKGNPGIV encoded by the coding sequence ATGAGTAAATTAAGTAGAAGAGAGTTTGTTTATATGATGGCAGTACTTGGTACTGCTCCTGTTTTTGCAAATTCTCATACAAGAATGACAAATACAAATAAAATGGAAGACTACTATAAGTTAAAGCCATTTGGTAATGCAAGATTTATGCATATGACTGACTCTCATGCACAGTTACTTCCTGTATATTTTAGAGAACCAAGTGTTAACTTAGGTTTTTATAGTAATTATGGAAAACCTCCTCATATTGTTGGAGAAAAGTTTTTAGATTATTATGGAATTAAAGATAATAAAAGATTAACTTACGCATTAACTTGTGTTGATTTTGAGAAACATGCAAAAGTAATGGGTAGAACAGGTGGTTTTGCTCAAATTAAAACTGTAGTTGATTTTTTAAGAAAAAGTTTTGGCGAAGATAAAACTTTATTACTAGATGGTGGAGATACTTGGCAAGGTAGTGCAACTGCTCTATATACTAGGGGTAAAGATATGGTTGGTGCTATGAACTTATTAGGTGTTGATGTTGCTGTTGGACACTGGGAATTTACATATAAAGCACAAGAAGTTTTAGATAATATAAAATTGTTAGATGCTGAATTCTTAGCACAAAACGTTAAAGTAAAAGAAGATGCATTATTCAATGAAACTGAAATTGCACAACAAGCTTATAGTGAAGATACAGGTCATGCATTTAAACCATATACTATTAAGAAAATGGGTAATGCAAGAGTAGCAGTTATAGGTCAAGCTTTCCCTTATACTACTATTGCAAATCCACAAAGATTTATTCCTGATTGGTCATTCTCTATTAATGATGAAGGAATGCAAGAATTAGTTGATGAAGTAAGAGAAACTGAAAAACCAGATGCTGTAATTGTTCTTTCTCACAATGGTTATGATACTGATAAAAAAATGGCAGAAGTTGTTACTGGTATTGATTTTATTATGGGTGGACATACTCATGATGGTGTACCTGAAGCATATCCTGTTAAAAATGAAGAGGGTGTTACATATGTTTGTAATGCTGGTTCAAATGGTAAATTTTTAAATGTTCTTGATTTAGATATACAAAATGGAAAAATCAAAGATTTTAAGTTTACTTTATTACCTATCTTCTCTGATTTAATTCCTGAAGATAAACAAATGAAAAAATATATTGAAGATGTAAGAGCTCCTTATAAAAAAGATTTAAATAGAGTAATTGCAACTACTGAACAAACACTGTTTAGAAGAGGTAACTTCAATGGTTCTTGGGACCAAATTATTTGTGATGCTTTAATGGATGTAAAAGGTGCTGATATCTCTTTATCACCTGGATTTAGATGGGGTACCTCTGTAATTCCAGGTCAAGACATTACTTTTGATGATTTAATGACTCAAACAGCCATGACTTATCCAGAAACATATGCAAGAGATATTTCAGGTAAAGATATTAAGCTTATTTTAGAAGATGTTGCAGATAACTTATTCAATGAAGATCCATTCTATCAACAAGGTGGAGATATGGTAAGAACAGGTGGAATTTCTTATAGAATTAATCCAACTGCTAAAATCGGGGAAAGAATTTCTGATATCACACTTACTAAAAATGGTCATAAACTTGAAGCAAATAAATCTTATAAAGTTGCAGGTTGGTCAACTGTTGGTTCTAAATCACCAGGTGAACCAGTATGGGAAACTGTAGAGACATATTTACAAAATGTTAAGCATATTGCTAATTTAAAAATAGATACTCCAGATATCGTTGGTATAAAAGGTAATCCTGGAATTGTTTAA